One window of the Gemmatimonadales bacterium genome contains the following:
- a CDS encoding TonB-dependent receptor has protein sequence MRSSVKFSLSGAALLVATAAAAQRPDTSRADSARYVLAPITVSVTREQRSLMEVPLAVTRVGAADLFGSKGLGLDDALDLVPGVVAQSRYGGSDIRLAIRGFGARGAGDRSNAGTARGVRVLLDGVPETEPDGRTSFDNIDLAAVQSVEVVRSNASALWGNAAGGVVSLSTVPDVRRAYATLGTTVGGFGLRRSALRAGTPFGSGQVALAFANTALDGWREHSGSTRSVLNISIVTSPDARTRLGVYAVASDNRFRIPGPLTRGQADSAPAQASAVYVQRDERRHNRLARLAVSLEHRVGERGTVSGMLFAGPKFLQRSERGTFRDFTRYHLGGNLVVRHAARLSATVTSTLMAGVDEAYQDGAILFYSLTPEATRGDTLRGNKREGANNFGIFAQQELGLGGRVSVTLGARYDAIAYDYNDFITPALDAGRTFSRVTPKLGVTYRLGAAHALYASAGGGVEAPAGNEVDPPGTFGQDTISALSPLLKPIRSTTFELGTKHVMPLGEDGLLSALAYDIAVYRTDVMNEIVPYQGGRFYLTAGRARRSGVELGLSVHAAGGWQLRSALTYSRNTYEAYVVDSVHYGRPGFFADFSGNRVVGVPDFVYSASLAWSPETAGPFTARLAIQGMSRFFADDANAVTVPGYGIVNLTVGVAEPIGIGRGVGLRGFVTVNNVTDRRYTASAFLNPAFVNGEAVAFEPGLPRHLVVSLEIGRR, from the coding sequence TTGCGATCATCGGTCAAGTTCTCGCTTAGCGGCGCCGCGTTGCTGGTCGCCACGGCGGCGGCCGCGCAGAGGCCCGACACGTCACGCGCGGACAGCGCGCGCTACGTGCTGGCGCCGATCACGGTCAGCGTGACGAGGGAGCAGCGGTCGCTGATGGAGGTGCCGTTGGCTGTCACGCGGGTCGGCGCGGCCGACCTTTTCGGCTCCAAGGGTCTCGGTCTGGACGACGCGCTGGACCTGGTGCCCGGCGTGGTTGCCCAGTCCCGGTACGGCGGGAGCGACATCCGTCTCGCGATCCGCGGCTTCGGCGCGCGTGGGGCGGGGGACCGATCCAACGCCGGCACCGCGCGCGGAGTCCGCGTGCTCCTCGACGGAGTTCCTGAGACGGAGCCGGACGGCAGGACCTCGTTCGACAACATCGACCTCGCCGCGGTCCAGTCCGTCGAGGTGGTGCGCTCGAACGCGTCGGCGCTGTGGGGGAACGCGGCGGGCGGCGTGGTGAGTCTCTCGACCGTCCCGGACGTCCGGCGTGCCTACGCGACGCTCGGTACGACGGTGGGCGGCTTCGGGCTCAGGCGGAGCGCCTTGCGCGCGGGAACTCCCTTCGGCTCGGGACAGGTCGCGCTCGCGTTCGCCAACACCGCTTTGGACGGGTGGCGCGAGCACTCCGGCAGCACGCGCTCGGTGCTCAACATCTCCATCGTGACCTCGCCGGACGCGCGGACCCGGCTCGGCGTCTACGCCGTCGCGAGCGACAACCGGTTCAGGATCCCGGGCCCGCTCACGCGCGGCCAGGCCGACAGTGCGCCGGCCCAGGCGAGCGCCGTCTACGTCCAGCGCGACGAGCGGCGTCACAACCGCCTCGCGCGGCTGGCCGTGTCGCTGGAGCATCGCGTCGGAGAGCGCGGCACCGTGAGCGGGATGCTCTTCGCGGGCCCCAAGTTCCTCCAGCGCTCGGAGCGCGGCACGTTTCGGGACTTCACCCGCTATCACCTGGGTGGAAACCTCGTGGTGCGGCACGCCGCGCGGCTGAGCGCCACGGTCACGAGCACGCTGATGGCAGGGGTGGACGAGGCCTACCAGGACGGCGCCATCCTCTTCTACTCGCTGACCCCCGAGGCAACCCGAGGCGACACCCTGCGCGGCAACAAGCGCGAGGGCGCCAACAACTTCGGGATCTTCGCGCAGCAGGAGCTGGGGCTGGGCGGCCGAGTCTCAGTCACGCTCGGCGCGCGCTACGACGCCATCGCGTACGACTACAACGACTTCATCACCCCGGCACTCGACGCCGGCAGGACGTTCAGCCGCGTCACGCCCAAGCTCGGGGTCACCTACCGGCTTGGCGCGGCGCACGCGCTTTACGCGAGCGCCGGCGGGGGCGTGGAGGCGCCGGCGGGCAACGAGGTGGACCCGCCCGGCACCTTCGGGCAGGACACGATCAGCGCGTTGAGTCCACTTCTGAAGCCGATTCGCTCGACGACGTTCGAGCTGGGCACGAAGCACGTCATGCCGCTCGGCGAGGACGGACTCCTCAGCGCGCTCGCCTACGATATCGCGGTCTACCGGACCGACGTAATGAACGAGATCGTTCCATACCAGGGCGGCCGGTTCTACCTCACCGCGGGCCGCGCCAGGCGGAGCGGAGTTGAGCTGGGGCTGTCGGTCCACGCGGCCGGCGGCTGGCAGCTTCGGAGCGCGCTCACGTATTCCCGCAACACCTACGAGGCATACGTGGTGGACTCGGTGCACTACGGCCGGCCGGGGTTCTTCGCCGACTTCTCGGGCAACCGGGTCGTCGGCGTGCCCGACTTCGTTTACAGCGCGAGCCTCGCCTGGTCGCCGGAGACGGCGGGGCCGTTCACGGCGCGCCTCGCGATCCAGGGCATGTCCCGTTTCTTCGCCGATGACGCGAACGCGGTGACGGTGCCCGGCTACGGGATCGTGAATCTGACCGTCGGCGTCGCCGAACCGATAGGTATCGGGAGAGGCGTCGGGCTGCGCGGCTTCGTTACGGTCAACAACGTGACCGACCG